The following proteins are co-located in the Streptomyces bottropensis ATCC 25435 genome:
- a CDS encoding urease accessory protein UreD has translation MTAVRDAAAGRDGGTTGVRATARIAARADGRGGTALPVLESDGPLALRRTRGSGDEARVMLVGAMSGPLGGDRFAVEAEVGAGARLCVGSAAATIALPGQVKGEAHYAVRIEVADGGELRWLPEQLISAKGSELCVSTRVELAAGARLVFREEQVLGRAGEESGRLTSRLCVWSGGRPLLDQQVGCGPGAPGGWDGPAVLGGYRALGQLIVARPEFAERAPGPRVLGETAALTPLAGPAVLVSALAPDALRLRRVLDDALAELDG, from the coding sequence ATGACGGCGGTCCGGGACGCCGCCGCGGGCAGGGACGGCGGGACCACCGGTGTCAGGGCCACCGCCCGGATCGCGGCCCGCGCCGACGGGCGGGGCGGTACGGCCCTGCCCGTGCTGGAGAGCGACGGTCCGCTGGCGTTGCGCCGTACCCGGGGAAGCGGCGACGAGGCGCGGGTCATGCTGGTCGGGGCCATGAGCGGCCCGCTCGGGGGTGACCGGTTCGCCGTGGAGGCGGAGGTCGGCGCAGGGGCCCGGCTGTGTGTCGGGTCGGCCGCCGCGACGATCGCCCTGCCGGGGCAGGTCAAGGGCGAGGCCCACTACGCCGTACGGATCGAGGTCGCCGACGGAGGCGAACTGCGCTGGCTGCCCGAGCAGTTGATCTCGGCGAAGGGCAGCGAGCTGTGTGTGTCGACGCGGGTGGAACTCGCCGCCGGTGCGCGGCTGGTGTTCCGGGAGGAGCAGGTGCTCGGCCGGGCCGGAGAGGAGTCCGGGCGGCTCACCAGCCGGCTCTGCGTGTGGTCGGGCGGGCGTCCGTTGCTCGATCAGCAGGTGGGGTGTGGGCCGGGGGCTCCCGGTGGCTGGGACGGGCCGGCCGTGCTCGGCGGGTACCGGGCGCTCGGACAACTGATCGTCGCACGGCCGGAGTTCGCCGAGCGGGCGCCCGGGCCGAGGGTGCTGGGGGAGACCGCCGCGCTCACTCCGCTCGCTGGGCCCGCCGTGCTCGTCAGCGCCCTCGCGCCCGACGCGCTGCGGCTGCGGCGGGTGCTCGACGACGCGCTTGCCGAGCTGGACGGCTGA
- a CDS encoding alpha/beta hydrolase encodes MRPTRRAAAFGSAGLLVTVTLIAGTVAAPVASAADSARAQNLEAKGVALAAAKAAKKGIDWQDCPESWGLEKPIKCGWVSVPLDYAKPNGKQIELAVDRIGSTGTKEERQGALVYNPGGPGGSGLRFPRRVTTKAPLWAKTSKAYDFVGFDPRGVGKSAPISCVDPQEFVKAPKMDPVPDSEADKLKQRGLAADYAAGCKKRSGEMLPQMTTPNTARDLDVIRAALGEKKLNFLGVSYGTYIGAVYGTLFPDHVRRMVVDSVVNPSREKIWYEANLDQDVAFEGRWQDWTKWVAQNDATYHLGNTQAKVQAKWLELRATAKKEPLGGLVGPAELISFFQSAPYYDSSWAPTARVWSKYAAGDTQALVDAAAPDLTDTAGNAASENGNAVYTAVECTDAKWPTSWRKWDRDNTRLHKSHPFMTWANAWMNLPCATWQSKQYTPLNVKTKEGLPPVLIVQSERDAATPYEGAVELHKRFRGSRLITEQNAGSHGVTGLVNPCVNERVDSYLLTGEVGGADVKCAPHATPAP; translated from the coding sequence ATGAGGCCGACCAGAAGGGCGGCAGCGTTCGGCTCCGCCGGACTGCTCGTCACGGTGACGCTGATAGCGGGCACCGTCGCCGCCCCCGTGGCCAGCGCCGCGGACAGCGCGCGAGCGCAGAACCTTGAGGCCAAGGGCGTCGCCCTCGCCGCCGCGAAGGCGGCGAAGAAGGGCATCGACTGGCAGGACTGCCCCGAGAGCTGGGGCCTGGAGAAGCCGATCAAGTGCGGCTGGGTCTCCGTGCCACTGGACTACGCCAAGCCGAACGGCAAGCAGATCGAGCTGGCCGTGGACCGTATCGGCAGCACCGGTACGAAGGAGGAGCGGCAGGGCGCGCTCGTCTACAACCCGGGCGGCCCCGGTGGCTCGGGCCTGCGCTTCCCGCGCCGGGTCACCACCAAGGCCCCGCTGTGGGCCAAGACGTCCAAGGCGTACGACTTCGTGGGCTTCGACCCGCGTGGTGTCGGCAAGTCGGCGCCCATCTCCTGTGTCGACCCGCAGGAGTTCGTGAAAGCGCCCAAGATGGACCCGGTCCCGGACTCCGAGGCCGACAAGCTGAAGCAGCGGGGGCTCGCGGCCGACTACGCGGCGGGCTGCAAGAAGCGCAGCGGCGAGATGCTGCCGCAGATGACGACACCGAACACCGCGCGCGACCTGGACGTCATCCGGGCCGCCCTGGGGGAGAAGAAGCTCAACTTCCTCGGTGTCTCCTACGGCACCTACATCGGTGCCGTCTACGGCACCCTCTTCCCGGACCACGTGCGCCGCATGGTCGTCGACAGCGTGGTGAACCCCTCCCGCGAGAAGATCTGGTACGAGGCCAACCTGGACCAGGACGTCGCCTTCGAGGGCCGGTGGCAGGACTGGACGAAGTGGGTCGCGCAGAACGACGCGACGTACCACCTCGGGAACACCCAGGCCAAGGTGCAGGCCAAGTGGCTGGAGCTGCGCGCCACCGCGAAGAAGGAGCCCCTCGGCGGCCTCGTCGGCCCGGCCGAGCTGATCTCCTTCTTCCAGAGCGCCCCGTACTACGACTCCTCGTGGGCGCCCACCGCCCGGGTCTGGAGCAAGTACGCCGCCGGTGACACCCAGGCACTGGTCGACGCGGCCGCCCCGGACCTCACCGACACCGCGGGCAACGCGGCCTCGGAGAACGGCAACGCCGTGTACACGGCGGTCGAATGCACCGACGCCAAGTGGCCCACCAGCTGGCGCAAGTGGGACCGTGACAACACCCGGCTGCACAAGAGCCACCCGTTCATGACGTGGGCCAACGCCTGGATGAACCTGCCGTGCGCCACCTGGCAGTCCAAGCAGTACACCCCGCTGAACGTGAAGACGAAGGAGGGCCTGCCGCCCGTCCTGATCGTCCAGTCCGAGCGTGACGCGGCCACGCCGTACGAGGGTGCCGTCGAACTGCACAAGCGGTTCAGGGGCTCCCGTCTGATCACGGAGCAGAACGCGGGCTCGCACGGAGTCACCGGCCTGGTCAACCCGTGTGTCAACGAGCGCGTGGACTCCTACCTGCTCACCGGCGAGGTGGGCGGGGCCGACGTGAAGTGCGCGCCGCACGCCACGCCCGCTCCGTAG
- a CDS encoding NAD-dependent epimerase/dehydratase family protein yields the protein MVIGATGQIGRVAVGALARDGWAVTAVSRGGGRDEGWPEQVRAVSADREDDAALTAAIGDGCDVLVDVVAYGPAHARQLLARADRVGSAVVVSSVSVYEDDKGRGFDTQAEPDGFPAYPVPVPESQRTVRPGDTSYSTRKTGLERELLAGGDRLPTTVLRAGAVHGPHCRTPRELYFVKRNLDRRPRRILAYGGASRFHPVSVHNIAELIRLAAARPGTRVLNAVDPEAPTVGEIAAAIDAVMGVDAENVLVDGPAPAPTVGDTPWSVPVPVVCDMSAAERELGYRAVVRYAQTLPETVAWIEGRLAAARDWREAYPRMAELYGDLFDYAAEDAWLAGRPA from the coding sequence GTGGTGATCGGGGCGACGGGACAGATCGGGCGCGTGGCCGTGGGCGCGCTGGCGCGGGACGGCTGGGCGGTGACGGCCGTCTCGCGGGGCGGCGGCCGGGACGAGGGATGGCCCGAGCAGGTGCGGGCGGTGTCCGCCGATCGCGAGGACGACGCGGCACTGACGGCCGCGATCGGCGACGGCTGTGACGTGCTGGTCGACGTCGTCGCCTACGGTCCCGCACACGCCCGGCAGTTGCTCGCGCGGGCCGACCGGGTCGGGTCGGCGGTCGTCGTGTCCAGTGTCTCGGTGTACGAGGACGACAAGGGCCGCGGCTTCGACACCCAGGCGGAGCCGGACGGCTTCCCCGCGTACCCGGTGCCCGTCCCCGAGAGTCAGCGCACGGTCCGGCCGGGCGACACCTCGTACAGCACCCGCAAAACGGGCCTGGAGCGCGAACTCCTGGCCGGGGGCGACCGGTTGCCCACGACCGTGCTGCGCGCGGGCGCCGTCCACGGGCCGCACTGCCGCACACCGCGCGAGCTGTACTTCGTGAAGCGCAACCTGGACCGACGGCCCCGCCGGATCCTCGCGTACGGCGGCGCGAGCCGTTTCCATCCGGTGAGCGTCCACAACATCGCCGAGCTGATCCGGCTGGCGGCCGCGCGGCCCGGCACCCGGGTGCTGAACGCGGTCGACCCCGAGGCGCCGACCGTCGGGGAGATCGCCGCCGCGATCGACGCGGTCATGGGGGTCGACGCGGAGAACGTGCTGGTCGACGGCCCCGCCCCGGCTCCCACCGTGGGCGACACGCCCTGGTCCGTACCGGTGCCGGTGGTGTGCGACATGTCGGCCGCCGAGCGTGAGTTGGGGTACCGCGCCGTGGTCCGGTACGCGCAGACGCTGCCGGAGACGGTCGCGTGGATCGAGGGCCGGCTGGCCGCCGCACGGGACTGGCGGGAGGCGTATCCCAGGATGGCCGAGCTGTACGGGGACCTCTTCGACTACGCGGCGGAGGACGCCTGGCTGGCGGGCCGCCCGGCGTGA
- a CDS encoding lysophospholipid acyltransferase family protein, which translates to MFYYLLKYVLLGPLLRLVFRPRIEGLEHVPSSGAAIVAGNHLSFSDHFLMPAILKRRITFLAKAEYFTGPGLKGRLTAFFFRSAGQIPVDRSGKEAGQAAIREGLGVLSKDELLGIYPEGTRSHDGRLYKGKVGVAVMALRAKVPVIPCAMIGTFEAQPPGKVIPNVHPVVIRFGKPLDFSRYEGMESEKAVLRAITDEIMYAILSLSDQEYVDQYAAVVKAEEAAAAAKERKFPRMPLS; encoded by the coding sequence GTGTTCTATTACCTGCTCAAATACGTGCTTCTGGGTCCGCTGCTGCGACTGGTCTTCCGGCCTCGCATCGAGGGCCTCGAACACGTACCGTCGTCGGGCGCGGCCATCGTCGCGGGCAATCACCTGTCCTTCTCGGACCACTTCCTGATGCCCGCGATCCTCAAGCGCCGGATCACGTTCCTGGCGAAGGCGGAGTACTTCACCGGACCGGGTCTCAAGGGGCGCCTGACGGCGTTCTTCTTCCGCAGCGCCGGGCAGATCCCGGTCGACCGCTCCGGCAAGGAGGCCGGTCAGGCCGCCATCCGCGAGGGGCTCGGGGTGCTGAGCAAGGACGAACTCCTCGGCATCTACCCGGAGGGCACCCGCTCGCACGACGGCCGCCTCTACAAGGGCAAGGTCGGCGTGGCGGTCATGGCGCTCAGGGCCAAGGTGCCCGTCATCCCCTGCGCCATGATCGGCACCTTCGAGGCACAGCCCCCGGGCAAGGTCATCCCCAACGTCCACCCCGTCGTCATCCGCTTCGGCAAGCCGCTCGACTTCTCCCGCTACGAGGGCATGGAGAGCGAGAAGGCCGTCCTGCGCGCGATCACCGACGAGATCATGTACGCGATCCTCTCGCTCTCCGACCAGGAGTACGTCGACCAGTACGCGGCCGTGGTCAAGGCGGAGGAGGCAGCGGCGGCGGCGAAGGAGCGCAAGTTCCCGCGCATGCCGTTGAGTTGA
- a CDS encoding SpoIIE family protein phosphatase, with protein MTGSGGSPGAADPLGESLAAAVRRTGARSGGVYLLDPQEATLGLIALCGVPVDAFAPWWRAPYSVHGPSQDAVRNERLVWVSSLEELARCYPRVAAGIPYQLAFAVHPLSEVRHCRGALLLMWAPGRSPRLSRREREHIAFSARRVARVLDAAAVPPVIPDRPRFVPSHRAAPVPQSGPAAAEMVERLPLGTLAVDQGGCVTYVNAAAAGLLGRPAEQLLGTQPWQSLTWLDNIAYMDAYRTAMSSREPVALTVLRPPDHWLDLRLHTDDSGTSVVITPSASSRPVGARRAITADLSSRPVGAQPMLTGTPSQSRIHLLMALAAALTETLGVQDVVDLVAERILPAFGAHGMIMSTADAGRIQIIGHRGYDPAVIEQFDGLPADADLTPAGRALTTGASSFFADRGELSRFYPRAPQITDKHAWAFLPLLSSGHPIGCLLLAYNEPHSFPAAERSILTPLAGLIAQALDRARLYDAKHNLAHALQQTLLPHALPTVTGLDVAARYLPASLGMDIGGDFYDLIRLTDTTAAAVIGDVQGHDITAAALMGQVRMAVHAHATAGATPDQVLARTDRDLADLNAGRFVSCLYAHLDLGRRQVTLASAGHPPPLVRHPDRRSHPVDIRPGPPLGIGVGSPVHPLTTLSLAPKTLLALYTDGLVENPGTDIGNTIADLAHHLGQAGDLPLPQLLDSLVRHTRPTGRHTDDIALFLLRPHRTAAS; from the coding sequence ATGACCGGGTCCGGTGGGAGTCCGGGGGCGGCCGATCCGCTGGGCGAGAGCCTGGCGGCGGCGGTGCGCCGCACCGGCGCCAGATCCGGGGGTGTCTACCTGCTGGATCCGCAGGAGGCCACGCTGGGCCTGATCGCGCTGTGCGGGGTGCCGGTCGACGCCTTCGCACCATGGTGGCGGGCTCCTTATTCCGTGCACGGCCCGAGCCAGGACGCGGTCCGCAACGAGCGGCTCGTCTGGGTGAGTTCCCTGGAGGAGCTGGCTCGCTGTTACCCGCGCGTCGCTGCGGGCATCCCCTATCAGCTCGCGTTCGCTGTGCACCCGCTCAGCGAGGTCCGGCACTGCCGGGGCGCGCTGCTGCTGATGTGGGCACCCGGACGCTCCCCTCGGCTCAGCCGCCGTGAACGCGAGCACATCGCCTTCAGCGCCCGCCGTGTCGCGCGCGTCCTGGACGCGGCCGCCGTCCCGCCGGTCATCCCGGACCGGCCGCGCTTCGTCCCTTCCCACCGCGCCGCTCCCGTCCCGCAGTCCGGGCCCGCGGCGGCCGAGATGGTGGAACGTCTGCCGCTCGGCACCCTCGCCGTCGACCAGGGAGGGTGCGTCACCTATGTCAACGCGGCGGCCGCCGGCCTGCTGGGCAGACCCGCCGAACAACTGCTCGGGACCCAGCCGTGGCAGTCACTGACCTGGCTCGACAACATCGCGTACATGGACGCGTACCGCACCGCCATGAGCAGCCGCGAGCCGGTCGCCCTGACCGTCCTGCGCCCGCCGGACCACTGGCTCGACCTCCGCCTGCACACGGACGACAGCGGCACCAGCGTCGTCATCACCCCGAGTGCCTCGTCCAGGCCTGTCGGAGCGCGCCGCGCGATCACCGCCGACCTCTCCTCCAGGCCGGTCGGCGCGCAGCCCATGCTGACCGGAACCCCGTCGCAGAGCCGCATCCACCTGCTGATGGCCCTGGCCGCCGCGCTGACCGAGACCCTCGGCGTGCAGGACGTCGTCGACCTGGTCGCCGAGCGGATCCTGCCCGCGTTCGGCGCCCACGGCATGATCATGTCCACCGCCGACGCCGGCCGCATCCAGATCATCGGACACCGCGGCTACGACCCCGCCGTCATCGAGCAGTTCGACGGCCTGCCCGCGGACGCCGATCTGACCCCCGCCGGCCGCGCGCTGACCACCGGCGCCTCCTCGTTCTTCGCCGACCGTGGCGAACTGTCCCGCTTCTACCCGAGAGCCCCGCAGATCACCGACAAACACGCGTGGGCCTTCCTGCCGCTGCTCAGCTCCGGGCACCCCATCGGCTGCCTCCTCCTCGCCTACAACGAGCCGCACTCCTTCCCCGCAGCGGAGCGCTCGATCCTCACGCCCCTCGCCGGGCTCATCGCCCAGGCCCTGGACCGCGCACGCCTCTACGACGCCAAGCACAACCTCGCGCACGCCCTCCAGCAGACCCTGCTGCCCCACGCCCTGCCCACCGTGACCGGACTCGACGTCGCCGCCCGTTACCTGCCCGCCAGCCTCGGCATGGACATCGGCGGTGACTTCTACGACCTCATCCGCCTCACCGACACCACCGCCGCCGCGGTCATCGGGGACGTGCAGGGCCACGACATCACGGCGGCCGCCCTCATGGGCCAGGTCCGGATGGCCGTCCACGCCCACGCCACGGCCGGGGCCACCCCCGACCAGGTCCTCGCCCGCACCGACCGCGACCTCGCCGACCTGAACGCCGGCCGTTTCGTCTCCTGCCTCTACGCCCACCTCGACCTCGGTCGCCGCCAGGTCACGCTCGCCAGCGCCGGACACCCGCCCCCGCTGGTGCGGCACCCCGACCGGCGCAGCCATCCCGTGGACATCCGCCCCGGCCCTCCGCTCGGCATCGGCGTCGGCAGCCCCGTCCACCCGCTCACCACGCTGTCACTGGCCCCAAAGACGCTGCTGGCCCTCTACACGGACGGTCTCGTGGAGAACCCCGGCACCGACATCGGAAACACCATCGCCGACCTCGCCCACCACCTCGGCCAGGCCGGCGATCTCCCGCTGCCCCAGCTCCTCGACAGCCTGGTCCGCCACACCCGCCCCACGGGCCGGCACACCGACGACATCGCCCTGTTCCTGCTGCGACCCCACCGCACCGCCGCGTCCTGA
- the rocD gene encoding ornithine--oxo-acid transaminase has translation MTAPAPTRSSADLIRAEEPVLAHNYHPLPVVVARAEGTWVEDVEGHRYLDMLAGYSALNFGHRHPALIDAAHRQLDTLTLTSRAFHNDRLAEFAESLAALTGLDMVLPMNTGAEAVESAIKVARKWAYEVKGVPADRATIVVAADNFHGRTTTIVSFSTDPVARDGFGPFTPGFRVVPYNDLAALEAAIDETTAAVLIEPIQGEAGVLIPDDGYLRGVRELTRRTGCLFVADEIQSGLGRTGRTLAVDHEDVLPDAVLLGKALGGGIVPVSAVVARREVLSVLRPGEHGSTFGGNPLAAAVGSAVVELLRTGEFQRRAAELGGVLREGLTELVGRGVVGFRARGLWAGVDIDPALGTGREISHRLMAAGILVKDTHGSTIRLAPPLTITAAELRSALGTLGEVLKEGA, from the coding sequence ATGACCGCCCCCGCCCCCACGCGCTCGTCGGCCGACCTCATCCGTGCCGAGGAGCCCGTCCTCGCGCACAACTACCACCCGCTGCCCGTGGTCGTGGCCCGTGCCGAGGGCACCTGGGTGGAGGACGTCGAGGGCCACCGCTATCTGGACATGCTCGCCGGGTACTCCGCCCTCAACTTCGGTCACCGCCATCCGGCACTGATCGACGCGGCGCACCGCCAGCTGGACACGCTCACCCTCACCTCGCGGGCCTTCCACAACGACCGGCTCGCCGAGTTCGCCGAGTCCCTGGCCGCGCTGACCGGCCTGGACATGGTGCTGCCGATGAACACGGGCGCCGAGGCCGTGGAGAGCGCGATCAAGGTGGCCCGCAAATGGGCCTACGAGGTGAAGGGCGTCCCCGCCGACCGGGCCACGATCGTCGTCGCCGCCGACAACTTCCACGGCCGTACGACGACCATCGTCAGCTTCTCCACCGACCCGGTGGCCCGCGACGGCTTCGGCCCCTTCACTCCCGGCTTCCGTGTGGTCCCGTACAACGACCTCGCCGCGCTGGAGGCGGCGATCGACGAGACGACGGCCGCGGTGCTGATCGAGCCGATCCAGGGCGAGGCGGGCGTGCTCATCCCCGACGACGGCTATCTGCGCGGCGTGCGCGAGCTGACCCGGCGCACCGGTTGTCTCTTCGTCGCGGACGAGATCCAGTCGGGTCTCGGCCGCACCGGCCGCACGCTCGCCGTCGACCACGAGGACGTCCTGCCCGACGCCGTACTGCTCGGCAAGGCGCTCGGCGGCGGCATCGTGCCGGTGTCGGCGGTGGTGGCCCGCCGGGAGGTGCTGTCGGTCCTGCGTCCCGGCGAGCACGGCTCGACCTTCGGCGGCAACCCTCTCGCGGCGGCGGTCGGTTCGGCGGTGGTCGAGCTGCTGCGCACCGGGGAGTTCCAGCGCAGGGCCGCCGAACTGGGCGGGGTCCTGCGGGAGGGGCTCACGGAGCTGGTCGGCCGGGGCGTGGTCGGCTTCCGGGCGCGCGGGCTGTGGGCGGGCGTCGACATCGACCCCGCGCTCGGTACGGGCCGCGAGATCAGCCATCGCCTCATGGCGGCGGGCATCCTCGTCAAGGACACCCACGGCTCGACCATCCGCCTGGCTCCGCCCCTGACGATCACGGCCGCGGAACTCCGGTCCGCGTTGGGGACGTTGGGGGAGGTCTTGAAGGAGGGCGCCTGA
- the ddaH gene encoding dimethylargininase: protein MPDSRVPRLRRFLVCEPRHFAVQYSINPWMHPDTPVDVDLAQDQWRELIHAYRTLGHTVDTVEPVAALPDMVFAANCALVLGGRVLGSLFHAPERRPESTAYDAWFRSAGYDVLRSESVCEGEGDLVPTGRYLLAGTGFRTTREAHRQAQEFFGVPVISLQLVDPRFYHLDTALFVLEDAGDGSAGNIAYYPEAFSPGSRAVLARLYPDAVIATRQDAMAFGLNSVSDGRHVFISPRAKELADQLTRLGYVPVPVDLSEFQKAGGGIKCVTQEIRP, encoded by the coding sequence GTGCCCGACAGCCGTGTGCCGCGCCTTCGGCGCTTTCTCGTCTGTGAACCCAGACACTTCGCCGTGCAGTACTCGATCAACCCCTGGATGCATCCGGACACCCCCGTGGACGTCGACCTCGCTCAGGATCAGTGGCGGGAGCTGATCCACGCCTACCGGACCCTCGGCCACACCGTGGACACCGTGGAGCCGGTGGCGGCGCTGCCCGACATGGTATTCGCGGCGAACTGCGCGCTCGTCCTCGGCGGCCGGGTCCTCGGCTCGCTGTTCCACGCGCCCGAGCGGCGCCCCGAGTCCACCGCGTACGACGCCTGGTTCCGGAGCGCCGGGTACGACGTGCTGCGCTCGGAGTCGGTGTGCGAGGGGGAGGGCGACCTGGTGCCGACCGGCCGCTATCTGCTCGCCGGGACCGGCTTCCGCACCACCCGAGAGGCGCATCGCCAGGCACAGGAGTTCTTCGGCGTCCCCGTGATCAGCCTCCAGCTGGTGGACCCGCGTTTCTACCATCTGGACACCGCGCTGTTCGTCCTGGAAGACGCCGGCGACGGCTCGGCGGGGAACATCGCGTACTACCCGGAGGCCTTCTCCCCCGGCAGCCGAGCGGTCCTCGCCCGGCTCTACCCGGACGCGGTGATCGCGACCCGCCAGGACGCCATGGCCTTCGGCCTGAACTCGGTGTCGGACGGCCGCCACGTGTTCATCTCGCCCCGGGCCAAGGAACTCGCCGACCAGCTCACCCGGCTGGGCTACGTGCCCGTCCCCGTCGACCTGTCGGAGTTCCAGAAGGCGGGCGGCGGCATCAAGTGCGTCACTCAGGAGATCCGCCCGTGA
- a CDS encoding Lrp/AsnC family transcriptional regulator, producing MSSNSAAFDELDRKIITALMANARTSFAEIGSAIGLSATAVKRRVDRLRETGVITGFTATVQPAALGWRTEAYVEVYCEGAAPPRRLAEVVRNHPEITAAMTVTGGADALLHVRAVDVEHFEEVLERIRTEPFIRKTISYMVLSHLLPEAPEAGATQDAANVR from the coding sequence ATGAGCAGCAACTCCGCGGCGTTCGACGAACTCGACCGCAAGATCATCACGGCGTTGATGGCGAACGCGAGGACCAGCTTCGCCGAGATCGGCTCGGCCATCGGTCTTTCGGCCACCGCGGTGAAGCGCCGGGTGGACCGGTTGCGCGAGACCGGGGTGATCACCGGGTTCACGGCGACCGTGCAGCCCGCGGCGCTCGGCTGGCGCACGGAGGCGTACGTGGAGGTGTACTGCGAGGGCGCGGCGCCGCCCCGGCGGCTCGCGGAGGTCGTGCGCAACCATCCGGAGATCACCGCGGCGATGACGGTGACCGGGGGCGCGGACGCGCTGCTGCACGTGCGGGCCGTCGACGTGGAGCACTTCGAGGAGGTGCTGGAGCGGATCCGGACCGAGCCGTTCATCCGGAAGACGATCAGTTACATGGTGCTGTCGCACCTGCTGCCGGAGGCTCCGGAGGCCGGAGCCACCCAGGACGCAGCGAACGTGCGCTGA
- a CDS encoding LytR/AlgR family response regulator transcription factor, whose translation MLRVLAVDDEKPSLEELLYLLNADPRIGSAEGASDATEALRRINRALESGPHGPEAIDVVFLDIHMAGLDGLDLARLLTGFARPPLVVFVTAHEGFAVQAFDLKAVDYVLKPVRRERLAEAIRRAAQLRDTATATAAPPIPVHEPDPDEIPVELGGVTRFVAVADITHVEAQGDYARLHTAQGSHLVRIPLSTLEERWRARGFVRIHRRHLVALRHVGELRLDAGTVSVLVGPVELQVSRRHARELRDLLMRRTTG comes from the coding sequence ATGCTGCGCGTGCTCGCCGTCGATGACGAGAAACCCTCTCTGGAGGAGCTGCTGTACCTGCTGAACGCGGATCCGCGGATCGGCAGCGCCGAGGGCGCGAGCGACGCCACCGAGGCGCTGCGGAGGATCAACCGCGCCCTGGAGTCCGGGCCCCACGGGCCGGAGGCGATCGACGTCGTCTTCCTCGACATCCACATGGCCGGACTCGACGGCCTCGACCTCGCCCGTCTCCTCACCGGCTTCGCCCGGCCCCCGCTCGTCGTCTTCGTCACCGCGCACGAGGGTTTCGCCGTCCAGGCCTTCGACCTCAAGGCCGTCGACTACGTCCTCAAGCCCGTCCGCCGGGAACGCCTCGCCGAGGCGATACGCCGGGCCGCACAGCTCCGCGACACGGCGACGGCCACGGCGGCCCCGCCGATCCCGGTCCACGAACCCGATCCCGACGAGATACCCGTCGAACTCGGCGGTGTCACCCGCTTCGTCGCGGTCGCCGACATCACCCACGTCGAGGCCCAGGGCGACTACGCCCGACTGCACACTGCCCAGGGCAGCCACCTCGTCCGCATCCCCCTCTCCACCCTCGAAGAGCGCTGGCGCGCACGCGGGTTCGTCCGCATCCACCGCCGCCACCTCGTCGCCCTGCGGCACGTCGGCGAACTCCGCCTGGACGCGGGCACGGTGAGCGTCCTCGTCGGCCCGGTGGAACTCCAGGTCAGCCGCCGTCACGCACGCGAGCTGCGCGATCTGCTGATGCGCCGGACCACGGGCTGA